GCTGGGTGTGGAGCGGTGAGGGGCGGAATGTGCGGATTCCGTACGAGCCTCGCCCCAACCGGGCACGCAGGGTTCGCCCGTGGCGGGTCACCGAGCTCAACGGCTGCATCTTCATCTGGCACGACACCCAGGGACGCGAACCGCTGTGGCAGCTACCGGACTGGAAACATCTGCTCAATGCAGACGTCGTCACGCAGGACTATCGCCCCCTCGGGGATGACGAGCGGGAATTGTTCTCACAGGTGAAGGTCCACCCTCAGATCATCGCCGAGAACGCTGTTGATCCGTACCACTTCCGCTTCGTCCACGCGACGCCGATCAGTCCGGTGGTGCTCAGCGAGACGATCGACGAGCACGTCTGGCACGCGAAGGTGGGTTTCGGGCGGCGCTGGGCAAACGGGGTGGACCGCGCGGGCGATAACCGCAACACCATCGAAATCTATTGGTCCGGAATCGGATACGCCATCAATGGCGAATGCACCGCCGACGGAGTCCGCGTGATTGCCATCAATGCGACGCCAGTTGGCGATGGCACCTGTGACATCTTTGCCAGTTACTGGATCTCGGGGTCGGACAACTACGCCGAGCGGCTCAAACAGGCGAAAGCCGCTTTGCCCGACGATATCAACATCTGGGAATATCAGAAGTACATGGACAAACCGGCGCTCACGCCATCGGAGGCCGACGGCTTCTATAAGTTGCGGCGCTGGGCTCGCGGCTTTTATCCGCCGGAACCGGTGGCAGTCTCCGGATAGCAGCGGTGAGTCTCACCGATCCCACCCTGACCTAGGGGTGGCCCTTGATAAGGACGGACCGCCGGCCGCCGCGTTCGTGCGCCTCGACGGGCAGACCCGCACCGTATCGCGGCCGCGCACCGCCACGCCGCTCCACGTCCTGCTCGACGAGGGCATCGACGCTCCGTTCCCTGTCGCGAGGGTCATTGGGGCGCCTGTGCGATGCTCAAGCACCGGTGCGAGATCGAAATGGATACCAACGACGTCCTCGACCCCAACGACCTCGCCGACGGACTGATCCTGGCCTGCCAGGCCCGGCCCACGTCCGATGCTGTCGAAGTGACTTACGACGAATAGGCGCGACGCGCCGTTGGGGTGATTCGCTCGAAAAGGAGCTCACCCGACCGCGAGCAACTGGTGGAGGACTTCACAGAGTGCGGCAGTGATCTCCTCGCGCGACGTCGAGGCCATCTCCTCGTGTTGTGCCAGCAGCCAGGACCGCTCGATCATCGCCATCACCACCAGCCCCAGCGAGTGCGGGTCTGACCGCAGCGGCGTCGGTGTGAGTTTGATGATTCGCTGCCCCAGCGCTTCGGTCGTCCTGCGATACGACCGTGTGGTTGCAGCGCGGAACCGCCGGTCTAGGGGTGCATCCTCCGTGCTGCGCAGAACGAACGCGCCGTTGCGGTCGAGGTAGTCGAAGTACCGCAACACCCACTGCCTGATCTCGGGCATCGTTGGGGGGCTGCCGAGGTCGCTGAAGGCCTCGACAACGGCCAGCACTTCTAGGTATGTCGTGTTGCCGAGCTCGTAGAACAGCTCGGACTTGTCGCGGAAGTAGTAATAGAAGTTGGCGCGCGTCACCTCGGCCCGCTCGGTGATGTCCCGGATCGTCACGCCAGAAAAACCCTTGCTGGAAAAGGCATAGCGAGCCGCATCGACGATGCGCTCTCTGGTCCGGTCCGACTTGCGAAGCCCCGTCGAGCCAGCGGCGACGTCCTCAGCCGTCATGGATGATCGGCAATCCTCTGTTCTGGCAGTGGTCAGGGAGACGCGGTGCGAATCTCCGTTGGATCGTCGCACCGTTGCGGCGCCAATTCCCGTTCGCATCTCCGGACATTATCAACACATCTGTCAAAACTAGGCTAGTGCACAGCGGTGGGCGGCACAAGCGCCGGTGGCGACTGGAACGCAGCGAGAGCCGCGCATCCGGCGGCGCGCCCACGTCAACGCCGGCGCGCACCGTTGAGGGGCCGCCACCCCCGCCAGTTCAGCGATCGCCGCAAGCGTCTCACCGCGGCCCTGCATACACGCCAACGCAGCGGCGCCGCCCAGGCGGTGTTCATGACGGCGACGCTCCCCCTCGGCGCGAACCTCAAGGATCCGGTTTGCTCCCACTCGTCGACCGCCGCCAGGCGCCCGAGCTCGACGAGAAACGGCGCTGCACCGGCGGCATTTTGGCGTTCACGCTCAAGACGCGCCTCATTGGCTTTGTTCTGCGCCTCACGAACACGCTTGAGCGCTTTAGCTTTCGAGTTGATGCTCATGATCGCCGAACCATACGACGCGTCCGGCGCCTTCCTCTACCACCATCCGCAACATCACCGTGTCCCCATCTGTCGCCACCGCCTGTGCCCAGTTCCCTCGCCCGCCAACACAACCCAGCGCGCCCTGCGCCCACCGCTCACCACCGCCCACCAGTACCAGCACTTCTCAAGCACCCCACGCACCACACACCTCTTGCATTACGGGTAAGGGTTTCTTAAGAACCGCCCTATCTGTGTAGGACAGATCGCCGAGCAGGTCTCTAACGTGCGCCTCGAAAGGGACAGCACTGCAGTGACCATGACGACACACAAGCTCACTGCCGGCGACGGGTATCAGTACCTGATCCGGCAAGTCGCTGTTGTCGATTCCACTGCTCGCGGGCGCGCACCACTGATCGATTACTACTCGTCGAAAGGTGAATCGCCGGGCCGCTGGGTGGGATCAGGGCTGGCGTCGCTGAAATCGTCCGTGCCCCGGGGAGTGCCGGCTAGCGATGTCGCCCAGGTGTGGGCGGTCCCGGAGGGTTCCCAGGTCACCGAAGCCCAAATGAAAGCGTTGTTCGGCGAAGGTTTGCACCCCAACGCAGATGCGATCACAGCCTATGCGACCGCACGTGGAGTGCGCGGTGTCGCGGCGATCAACGCCTCCAAACTCGGCCGCAAGTTCTATATCCGCGACGGCGAAACCACCTTTGCGCGCGCCCTGGCAGTGGCCTACCGCGACCACAACGAAGAAGCCGGAATGCACTGGAACGCGCCCATCGACGCGCCCACACGCGCCGCGATCCGCACCGTCGTCGCGCGCAGAATGTTCGCCGAGCAGTACGGCCGCGCGCCGGCCGACGACCGCGAGCTCAGCGGGTTCATCGCGCGCGAAAGCCGCGCGCGCACCACCGCGGTGGCGGGCTACGACTTTACGTTCTCGCCGGTGAAGTCGGTGTCGGCGCTGTGGGCGATCGCGCCGCTTCCCGTCGCGAAAGTGATTGAACAATGCCACGAAGCGGCGCTCGCCGATGCGCTGGCGTGGCTGGAATCCAATGTCGCGTTCACCCGATCGGGCACCAACGGTGTGGCCCAAGTCAACACCACCGGATTGATCGGGGCGGCGTTCACCCACCGCGATTCGCGCGCCGGCGACCCCGACCTGCACACCCATGTGGCGATCTCCAACAAGGTCGCCACGATCGGCCCCGACGGTGTGCTGCGCTGGCTGGCCCTTGACGGACAGCCCGTACACCGCTTCACCGTCGCGGCCTCCGAGTGCTACAACACGCGGCTAGAAGCCCACCTTGGGCAGCGTCTGGGACTGCGGTTCGCCGAGGTCGCATCGCAGGGCCGCGGCAAGCGGCCCGTACGCGAAATCATCGGCATGTCAGCCGAACTCATGCGCGAGTGGTCGTCGCGGCGGATGGCGATCGAGGCCCGCACCGCCGATCTGGCCAAGCAGTTTCAGGCCGCCCATGGTCGCGAACCCACCCACGTCGAAACGATCGCGCTGGCCCAACAGGCGACCCTGGAAACCCGCGAAGCCAAACACGAACCTCGATCATTTGCCGAGCAGCGCCACACCTGGCGTGCCCAAGCCATCGAGGTCCTCGGCGATGTGCGGGAACTGACCGCGATGCTGGGAAAGGTCTTGTCCACCACGGCTCTCCAGCTCGAGCCCGTCGACACTGACTGGATCACCGCCCGCGCCGCCCAGGTCATCGCCGCCGTGGCGCAGTCACGGGCAACCTGGCAGCGCCACCATGTGGTCGCCGAAGCCCAACGAGTCGTCCGCGGCAGCGGGCA
This genomic interval from Mycobacterium sp. SMC-2 contains the following:
- a CDS encoding TetR/AcrR family transcriptional regulator, yielding MTAEDVAAGSTGLRKSDRTRERIVDAARYAFSSKGFSGVTIRDITERAEVTRANFYYYFRDKSELFYELGNTTYLEVLAVVEAFSDLGSPPTMPEIRQWVLRYFDYLDRNGAFVLRSTEDAPLDRRFRAATTRSYRRTTEALGQRIIKLTPTPLRSDPHSLGLVVMAMIERSWLLAQHEEMASTSREEITAALCEVLHQLLAVG
- a CDS encoding Rieske 2Fe-2S domain-containing protein, with protein sequence MIQAPSMQPTGWFQVAWSADVPAGAVKPLRYFGNDMVIFRGMDGHVSVLDAHCQHLGANLARGGCVVEDGIQCPFHGWVWSGEGRNVRIPYEPRPNRARRVRPWRVTELNGCIFIWHDTQGREPLWQLPDWKHLLNADVVTQDYRPLGDDERELFSQVKVHPQIIAENAVDPYHFRFVHATPISPVVLSETIDEHVWHAKVGFGRRWANGVDRAGDNRNTIEIYWSGIGYAINGECTADGVRVIAINATPVGDGTCDIFASYWISGSDNYAERLKQAKAALPDDINIWEYQKYMDKPALTPSEADGFYKLRRWARGFYPPEPVAVSG